The Chitinophaga sp. Cy-1792 genome contains the following window.
ATCCAGTGGAATGTCGATCAGTGGCGGCCAGCGACAAAGAATACTTATTGCCAGGGCGGTATATAAAGACCCGGCATTTCTCTTATTTGATGAAGCCACCAGTTCATTGGATGCCAATAATGAAGCCATTATAATGGAAAACCTAGAAGATTTCTACAGAAACAAAACGGTTTTAATAGTGGCACACAGATTAAGCACTGTGAAAAATGCAGACCAGATAATAGTACTGGAGAAAGGCAGGATTATCGAACAAGGTGATCATCATTCACTAACACAGAAAAAAGGAGCTTACTATACACTCATTAAAAATCAGTTGGAACTAGGTCAATAATAACTTATGGAAGGAAAATCGAAAGTTTTCGAGCTGGACGGCAGCGACGAGCCAATCAGAGAAATAATGGGCAGGCCTCCCCGTTGGATTATCAGATACGGAAACACCTTTTTTTTATTTTTCTTTGTTATAATCATCGCATTATCAGCAACGATTAAATATCCCGAAACAGTGAATAGCAGCGCCGTTTTAATATCTACTAATGCCCCTAAACCAGTGGTAGTAAACATGTCTGGAAAACTGGTAAAATTATGTGTAGAAAATAATCAAAACATAAAAAAAGGAGACATCATTGGATTTGTGGAGAGCCTTGCGAATCATGCTCAGATACTAAATCTTTCCAAAACCGTAGACTCAATATCATTTTTTCTAAGAGAAAATGATTACGAAAATGTCATCTTCCAATTATCCAATACGCATATGACATTGGGTGAGCTACAGCAGTCGTACCAGGTATTTCAGCAAGCCTGCATGGAGTTTAAAGGGTATCTTTCCGATGGGTACTATCTAAAAAAGAAAAATATACTTTACAATGAACTCGGAAATTTAATTGAAGACAGGAAGAAATTAGGTGACCAAAAAAAATTGCAGGAAGAAGACCTCGCATTGACAAATAAAACATTTGCACTTAATGAAGAGCTAAAGAATGAAAAAGTTATATCCGAATTGGAATACAGAAATGAGAAAAGTAAATTAATAAATAAACAACTGGTATTACCGAAGACTTTATCTTCCATTATTAATAACGACAATTCTCAAAACGACAAGAAAAAGGAAATATTGGAGTTAGAAAATAAAATCTCCCAACAGAAGACAGTTTTTCAGTCGGCAGTTAACACATTAAAAAGTCAGCTGGATGATTGGAAGAAAAAGTATTTAATCATTTCGCCGCTGGATGGAAATATAGTATTCTCAACATTTTTGCAGGAGAATCAACAGTTGAAAGCTAACGACGTAATTGGCTATATCAATGCGGGGAATATTCAATTCTTTGTTGAAACGCATATTCCTCAATTGAATTTTGGTAAAGTGGAGACAGGACAGAACGTTATCCTAAAGTTCCAAGCCTACCCATTTCAGGAGTATGGCTTTGTGAATGGAAAGGTCGATTATATCACTCAGATTGCAACAGATAGTGGTTACCTATCAAGAATTATTTTACCCAATGGATTGACTACCATTTCAGGAAAAAAAATTATTTATAAAGATAGACTGGTAGCACAGGCGGAAATTGTAACAAAAGACCTGACGCTACTTGAACGATTTTACTATTCGATAGTAAGTAAAGCAAGTAGAAAGTAATTTCGGAACTCAGGCTGCCCAGCCTCTTAGCAATCTCCAACACTAGCACAAACGTGTTATTCTTATTTGATAATTACGCTTGTATATTTGTGTAACTAATACACTAATATTTATTCTGTAAAAGCAGCCATCACGCAGCACATTAGCAGGATAACACGCGTACACCATATGAAGCAGCATATTGCAGCCACCTTTACCTGGCTATTATTTCCTTTGTTGACCCGGGCCCAGGATAGCCTGCTACAAAAAAAAGACAGTACCCAACACTTAAAGGAAGTAGTGGTGACCTACCAGGCCGGCAAAACCACGCCAGTCACGTACCATAACGTAGATATGAAAGTGCTGGGAGAGAAAAATACCGGCCAGGAACCTTCTTTTCTGCTGTCCGAAACACCGGCCATTACCGTCTACTCCGATGCTGGCAGCCAGCAGGGATATTCGTACTACCGTTTACGTGGTATAGATCAAACCCGTATCAACACTACATTAGATGGTATGCCACTCAACGAACCGGAAGATCAGGGCGCCTACTTTTCCAACTATCCCGATATATTGAATTCTGTCAGCCGGCTTCAGATACAGCGCGGCGTAGGCACCTCCAAAAACGGAGCAGCCAGTTATGCAGGCAGTGTATTACTATCTTCGCCCGACTTAACTGATTCAGCCCGCACGACACTGGGTGTCGGGTATGGCTCCTACAACAGCTTGCGCGCCTTTGGCGCCTGGAATAGTGGTATCAAAAACCATAAAGCCCTCTATGTACGGGCCTCGCAGGTATATACCGATGGCTATAAATACCATGCCTTCAATAATTCTCAGTCTGTTTTTATCAGCGGAGGACTGTACTACGATAAAAGCACCTGGAAGATAAACATCATGGCCGGCAACCAGCGCAACGGCATGGCATGGCTGCCTGTAGCAGATTCCCTGATACAGAAAGACCCCAGAACAAACGCCAATACCCGGGATGAAAAAGATCACTTCTCCCAGGCGTTGGTGCAGCTGCAAAACAGGTGGCAGATGGGCGCACGCTCTACCCTGACTTCCAGCGTGTACTTCACGTACCTGAAAGGCGGCTACGATTTTGATGTCAATAATTTCAGCGAACTCCCCTCCGACGGCGACCTGTTTAACTATGGCTTCCGCTCCCATTTTACAGGGTTCTTCAGCAACTATACCCTCACCGGCAAGCACCTTACCTGGACCAGCGGCGTGCATGGAAATATTTACAACCGTCAGCATACGGGAACGGATACACATGCGGGAGAACTGTACCGGAACACTGGTTATAAAAACGAAATCAGTGCTTTTAGCAAAATGGAATATTACCTGCAACAATTTACCTTTTTTGCCGACCTGCAATACCGTGCTTCTTCTTTCAACTACAGCGGCAGTGTACCTTTCGAGGCCATGCACTGGCGTTTCCTGAATCCGAAAGCAGGTGTAAATTTTGCATTGAACGATCATATCAGCCTCTCTTATAGTCTGGGCCGCACAGGTCGGGAACCTACACGCAACGATATTTTCGGTGGCAACGACGATCTGCCCGCCGATAGCACCGGTAAACCCCTCCTCTACAACCACGATGCGGAATACGTTACCGATCATGAGTTGGGAATAAGAATCAATACACCACGCCTGCAATTCCAACTGAACAGCTATTACATGAATTTCAGCAATGAAATTGTGTTAAACGGGCAACTGGGACCTAATGGCCTGCTATTGACCAACAACGTTAAACGTAGTTTCAGAACAGGCCTGGAGCTGTCTGCCAGCTATCAGCTCAGCCGGGCTTTCAGCTTCAGTAACAATTCCTCCTTTAACTACAGTCGCATCAAAGAACAAACCACTACCTTCACCCCGGTGCTTACGCCCGCACTGATCATTAACCAGGAAGTAGCCTACCGGCAACAGCACTGGTTATTTGCGGTAGCCGGCAGGTACCAGAGCCAATCCTATATCGACTTTGCCAACACGGCTGCTATTGGCAACTATGTATTACTGAATGCCCGCATACAATATAGTCTTGACCGTTATATCGTGTCTTTCTATCTCAACAATATCTCCGGAACAAAATATTACAACAACGGTAGCGTCGACCCGGACGGCACCCGGAAATATTTTGTACAGGCTCCACGGAATGCATACCTTGCCATTAAATATAGCTTCTGATATTGATTGTCATGCAGGAAAAGAAAATCACCAAAGCATTTGTATTCGGAAAGTTTATGCCCTTTCACAAAGGGCATGAAGCAATGATTCGTTTTGCCTTATCGCATTGCGACTTTTTATCGGTGCTTATCTGTTGCAGCGATCAGGAAACCTTACCATGCTCAGTGAGGAAATCATGGATAGAAGCCACTTTCCGGGAGGAACCACGCATTGACATACGCACTTTTCAATACAAGGAAGATGAGTTACCCAACACCTCGGAATCATCAGCTGCGGTATCAGAGCTATGGTCAGCACGATTTAAACAACTGTTTCCCGATTATACGGTAGTAGTTACCTCAGAGCCTTACGGCGATATGGTGGCGGGTTTCATGGGTATACAACATATTCCCTTTGATCCCGGAAAAAATTCATACCCGGTATCCGCCAGTAAAATACGGGCCGACCTGTTTGAGAACTGGGAATATTTACCCGACAGCGTAAAAGCTTCCCTGGTGACCAAAGTAGTATTGCTGGGCACAGAATCTACCGGCAAAACCACTTTAACCGGTATGCTGTCCAGGCATTTCAATTGTAGTGCCGTCATGGAAGCAGGACGCGATATTGTGGCCGACTCCAATCATTTTACGGTGGCTGATCTTTACCTCATTGCACAGGAACATGCAGCACGCATTACCCGTGCAGCAACAGGCCCTTCCCCACTGATCATCATCGATACAGATATCCATATTACGGCATCTTATGGGGAATATGCCTTTGGAGAAATCCTTCAGGTCGATCCTGCCATCTATGCGGCCAATAGCGCTGACCTGTACCTCTACCTCAATAACGACGTGCCTTATGTACAAGACGGTACCCGGCTCAGTGAAACGGAAAGAGATTTGCTGGACCAATCACACCGGCAAACGCTTCATAAATACGGGCTGCAATACGAAGAAATCACCGGCAGTTGGGATGCGCGCTTCGAACAAGCTGTACAGCTGATCACACAACTCCTGCAGCGTAAGGTAACGGCATGGCATACACGCGTATCCATTTGATTGTTGGAGGGGATGGTTATTGGCTATTTTCTCCTTCGCTCTTCTGTCACTCCTGCCTTGGTCAGCTTAATAATGGTATATTTTCCATCAGCATCCTTAATAAATTCCACTGTTCTGTTATCGTCATCTGACCTGAAGAATTTATGGTCCGACTCAGGCAGTAATTCAATATCCAGGCTATTATAATAGAGCTTCCCGTTATTTTCAAGAATTTTAATATCCCCGTAATCGCCCTTAAAATATGGGTACAGCGCTCCGTCATTTATGACGCGGTTATGGTGATAGGGAAGCTCAACGTCTTTACCAAAGCATATTGCAGCCAATCCGTATGCCAGCATATAAGCCGGAGACTGATTATTAGAAAGCACAACAACAAGGAGTCCGTCGTCAGTAAAGCGGTTGAGGGAGGTCATCGCGCCAAAAAAGCCTCCATCATGTGCAATCAATGTGTGACCATGATTATAAAAAGGGTTGATTAGAAAACCATATCCGAATTTTTGATTATTGTAAGATGTAAACATTAGCTGCTTCATTTGCTCACTTAAAACGGTAGTACCATAAAGTGACCTATCCCATTTTAAAAGATCATCCACTGTTGAGTAAATGCCATCATGCCCAATATTGAATGCCCAGTTGATATAGGGATTTTTCTTGTACACCCGGCCTTCCCTGATATACCTGTCTGACATATAAGGGATAACATCTTCATTCGTCATAACACCTGTTTCAGACATGTGCACCTTATCAAAAATATTTTCTTTCAGATACGATGCATAGCTTTTACCGCTTACTTTCTCTATAATACGTGCCAGCAGGTAATACCCGATATTACTGTACGCTGTTTGCGTTCCTGGCGTAAACAAAAGCCCTTTTCGGCCTATATAGTTCAATACACTATCCTGGGTCAGGGAAACCTCGTTCAGATAGCGTTCATCAAAGTCCATAGGAAGCCCGGAAATATGGGAGAGCATCATGTGGATGGTGATTTGCTCCCCTGCCGGAAATCCGGGGAAATACCTGCTAAGTTTATCGTCCAATGATAGCAGCTTATGGTCTGCCAGCTGAAGGATACCGGCAGCAGTGAATTGTTTGCTCACGGAAGCCAGGCTGTATTTGGTATTGATGATAGTTTTTACCTTCCATTCATAGTTAGCATACCCGTATGCTGCCCGTAGGAGTATGGAATCTCTTTTGATAACCAGCACAGTACCACTAAATCCATTGATAGCTGTCTGGGCCTGCATATACCTGGATAATTTTCCAGGGATACCCATTGTGTTTTCTGTCAGCTTCTTTTTACCGCCGGCCGATCCGTTCTGAGCAAAAATTTCAAGGGGGAGCAAAATAATTCCCAGCAAGCATATTATCTTAGAATTCCTCATCGTTATAAATTATGTTTTGGAGTTCTTTTCTTTATTCAGAAAGTTAAATCTTTTCTATTACAAGACGTATTAAGTATTCCTGTACTGTTAGATAAACGCTCCCCTGTTTTCGTTTAACCAGTTACGTTGTAGGCCAGTTTTAAATTTCCGTTACCTACTGTAACTATGGCAGATAAACGGCAAATATCTGTATATTGGCATTAGAATTGCCTATGTAACCTGCAATTCCGGTAACCTTAATAGTGAATAGATTTTGACAGGAACAACACCAACAAAACAATACAAAATTCCAGCCACTAGATAAGAATACGAACTAATGAACACATCGATTTAAAATAACATATTTGTCGGTAGGTTTTGTCCCCTCTCTTGGCTAATACTCAGGAGGGCTGCGTAATACAGGAAAAATTAACAGCATAACAATCATTCAATTTTCTTAATGAATAAATTCAGACATTATTCCTTTGACCTCTGGCTAACGCTTATAAAATCCAATCCCCTGTTTAAAAGTGAGCGCGTGCAGTATATCCATCGGCACTTCAACAGCCATCAGCTGACAGTAGCTGAAGTAGCTGCTATTTTCAGAAGAGTGGATGTAATGTCGAATGCCATCAACGAGCGTACAGGAAAAAATCTGGATACCGACGAATTGTACCTGATGGTCATCAGCGAAGTAAACGGGGAACGTTTATCCTTAAGGGATATAGATCTGGAGCAGCTATACACTGATATGGAGGAATTATTTCTGCACCACCTTCCCCTGCTGTATTGCGGTAAAACAGCCGTTACCCTGGAAAGGCTCAGATCACAACCGGATACAACTGTTGGCCTGCTCAGTAATACCGCCTTCATAAAGGGCGCTACCCTCAGGAAAGCACTCGAACAGCTGGAAATCCTTCACCTGCTGGACATTCAGCTATTCTCAGATGAAGCTGGCATTTCCAAACCTAATGCAAAGTTTTTTGAGCAGATGGTAGCAGCGGTAACAACACACAGGCAGGAACCTGTAGCGCCGGAGCATATAGTTCATATAGGAGATAACCCGATTGCGGATATCCGTGGGGCGGAGGCTTACGGTATTCCGGCGATGCTGATCAATTCAAATAAAGTGTGTATATCAACTGTAATTTAACCTATGACAAGAATTACCTATTCCCTGCATTCAATTACGAATCCTGAGAATTTCGGGTTTTGCCCGGATGATTACAGCCGATTTAAATATGGAGATGACGAAGTAGCTGAAAAATTCGGCACCGCACTGGCTGCCGGTTTTATAAATGCGCACCTGAAAGGGAAACAGCCAGGGCAGCTGGTGATAGTACCCAGTCCCTATGCTTTTATTCCCACCGCTACCTTTGCGATGAAAAACTATTTCGTGTATCATCTCAATCGCTGGCTGGCTGCGCATAACCACCCTGTAGTCCAGGAAACTAAAGTACACCGTACCGTTACCTATAAGGAAGATTATGGAGAACTGGATGCCGCACAGCGTATGCAGCTTATCGGCAATGATTCCTTTCATATCGACAGCACTTTCCTGGAAGGGAAAACAGTCATTTTCCTGGATGATATCAGGATTACCGGCGGTCATGAAAAAATGATCCTGAAAATGGTAGCAGAATATGGTCTGAAAAATGACATTTATATGCTATATTATGCCGAGCTAAAGAATAATGCCATTCATCCAAATATTGAGAACTTTCTGAATTACCATGCCGTCAAATCTATTTTTGATCTGACTGCCATTATTCAGCGCGACAGATTCTTTATTAATACCAGGATTGTCAAGTATATACTGAACTACGACTATGAAGCATTTTGCATTTTTATTCAAAATCAGAAACCGGAGTTCATCCAGCTCTTACTGAATATGGCCATCGGTAACGGGTATCATACGATTGAGGCCTATCATAAAAATTTTACTTTTGTCAATAACTATTTATTTAACATAACACTTAAAAGCATAGAAAATGGCAATTAATCTGCAAAAAGGACAACGCCAATCAATCAATGCACCTAAATTCATCATCGGATTAGGCTGGGATGCTAACTCCTCCACTACCGGAACCAGCTTCGACCTGGACGCTTCTGTATTCATTATGAATGACAGTAAAAAACTGATCTCCGATGGGCATTTTGTATTTTACAACAACCTCCTCTCTCCCGACGGCAGCGTGGAACATACCGGTGATAACCTTACCGGAGAAGGTAGCGGAGATGATGAACAAATTAAAATCGACCTGTCTAAAACAGATGCCAGGGTAAGTGAGTTTTCTATAGTAGTAACCATTCATGAGGCCGAAGCCAGAAGACAAAACTTTGGACAGGTAAGAAACAGTTATGTTCGTATAATCGACGCCGTTACAAATGAAGTAATTCTGAAATATGAACTCGAAGAAGACTTCTCTATTGAAACCGCGGTGGAATTTGGCAGAGTATACAAACGTAACGACGAATGGAAATTTGAAGCAGTAGGCGTAGGCATGAAAGGTGGACTGCAGGACTATCTCAACAAATACAACTAATTCGCAACTATATCATCCTAAAAAATCAACAAAAAATGGCAATCAATCTTCAAAAAGGCCAGCGAATTAACCTGGAAAAAAGTAATGGTACCAAGCTTCAAAATATCTGTGTAGGCGTTAACTGGGGTGCTATCGAAAAGAAAACCATGTTTGGCCTGTCCAAATCTAAAGAAGCGGTAGACCTGGATGGCAGCTGCGCCCTTTTCGATGAAAATAAAAAATTACTGGAAGTTGTTTATTTCGGTAATCTCCACTCAAAAGACTTTGCCATCAAACATAGTGGTGACGATCTGACAGGAGACATGAACGGAAATGACGGATTAGACAACGAAGTAATCACGGTGGACTTCTCCAGACTCAATACCAACACCAACTATGTGGCATTTGTGCTGAATAGCTTCAGAGGCCATGATTTCGGTACCATTCCCTTTGCTTCCATCCGCATATACGAAGGTACTCCCAGCCGCGTAACCGAAGTATTCGCCAAATATGATATCAGCGGCAGCAATAGTTTCGCAGGCCATGTATCCATGATCATGGGCGTATTCTATAAAAAGAACGGCGAATGGAAATTCAATGCCATCGGTGAACCTACCAAAGATAAAAAACTCCAGGAAACTGTAGAGACAGTCGCTCAGTTCCACCTGTAGTAATTGAACATATACCCTTCTAACCACGTCATCATTAATCTATTTAATCACGTGCCTAATGGAAACGAACCCAAATATCACAGCACCTGCGCTTCCTGCAGTAAGACTCGATAAAGACGGCAATACCGACTTAACGCAGCTTACAGCCGCTGAAACGCAGCAATACAATGAGATCAATAAATCGCTGGACATCCGCGATGTAAACTCAGTTTTAAACTACGGAACGGAAGTGCAGAACTCAATGGAACGCTATTCCAACGACTTTCTGTCATCCGTGCGTACCAACCAGGCCGGTGAAGTAGGTGGCCTGATCAACGACCTCCTGGCCGAACTGAACTACATCGATGTAGATGAACTGAACCAGAGCGGTGTCAAAAGCTTCCTCTCTAAAGTACCTTTTCTGAAAAAATTAGTGTTTGATGCACAAAAATTGTTTCAGAAATATGATACTATTGTAAATAATATCGATAAAATCACTAATAAAATTAAAGCCGGTCGTATCAACTCCCTGAAAGACAACAGTTCTCTTCAGACGATGTTCGACAGTAACGTGAATTATATCAAGCAAATGGAGGACCTTATCATCTCCGGACAGCTGAAATATAATGAACTGACACAGAAACTGGCTGAAATGGAGGCTAACGCCGCCAATTACCAGGATTATGAGATCGCTGACCTTCGCGAATTCATCAACCGCCTGGATAAGCGCCTGGCCGACATGAAAGTGGTTAGATTTATCATGTTGCAATCGCTGGCACAGATCAGGTTAGTACAAAACAATAATACATCTATCGCTGAAAAAGCACAGTCTATTATTTCTACCACGATCCCTGTCTGGAAAAACCAACTGACGATCGCTGTTGCATTACAAAGGCAGAAGGCAAACGTAGAAATGCAGAAGAAAATCTCTGATACTACCAACACCATTCTGCAGAAAAATGCGGAGCTGCTGAGACAAAACAGCATCGACGTTGCCAGAGAAAATGAAAAAACAGTTGTATCTTCTGAAACATTGAAACGTACCACCCAGTCGCTGATCGAAACACTCAACGAAGTGAAAAGGATCCACGAACAGGGAGCAGAAAGCAGAAGAGTACTGGATTCTGAACTCAAAAACCTGGAAACAGAACTTAAAAAGAACGTTACCAGGATTAACTAATAATAGCTGAATAATGGAGGATAACCTGGCGAGCATACTAAATGAATCAAGAAGAACGATCAGTAAACTACAGTTACTGTCGGCCTTTTTTGAAGATGAGATTATTTATAAAATATATCTCCGAAGCCAGGTTGTCCATAAGTTATTTGAGAATAACGTAGAATTAGATATCAATAAGCTGGAATTATTCCATTTACAATATACTGCCTCCGTTATTGAGCTGCTACGCAAGATCAAAAGTACCAACGAAAGAAACATAAGCCTGCTTTTCGATGAAATACAGATCAACAATGACCTGATCGAAAAGCTTAATACCAGCGTTTTTTCAGAGAAAAATTTTGACCTCGACAAACAAAAACAATCACTGAAAATCAATCTCTCGCTGCGGAAATTGTTTCAATCCCTTTCTGACGATACCAACGAAGATCCCTTTTCCAAAAATATCAATGCCTTTGCATCCCGCTTTGCGCAAGACTTCTATTATGATATCACCCCGGAAATGATGGATACGCTGGTGCAATATGATCCTGCAAAAACCTACAGAAACAACTATGCGATCATCGAAAAAAAATTAATGGGATGGTTGTGTAAAACTGAATTCAGGACCGAATTCTTTATAGGGCTAAGGGCAGGATATCTTATAGCAGAAATCTATAAATTCCTGGAAAATGATAAATTCTTCCTTTATCTCCCTTCTAAAAATCTCTTCCTGTTTTGTGACCCTGCCAGTATCAAGGATATTGACCTGACAAACCATCTTTCCAAAAAAGCAAGGATCATAGCAGATCTTACGGACAAGAACTACCAGCTAAACCAGAAAGCCAGCGTAGAAAAAATTGCCATCCCCCAAAAGGTAAAAGAAGTACTGAGAGAGTATGCCGCAAAAATTGAAGAAGTGGATTTCCTGCAGAAGATCGGCAATTACGATGTGCAGACAAATATCCTGAAAACCATGCTGAATACAGATATACTCTGACACAAAAAAAATTGCACCAGCCAAACGACTGATGCAATCTCTATAAATATCCTTTATTTAATTATGCTTCTGATTCTACTGTAGCTTCTGCTGCTACTTCAGCACCAGCTTTAGCCTTCTTAGGGAAGTTGAAAAGCATGGAAGTCAGTAATGGAATAGCGAAAATACTTACCGTTATAATGGAAGTGATAATATCAGCAGCAGAACTTTTCAGGAAATGGGTCAGGCCGGATTCCGGGAAGAAATGTTCATAGATAGATAAAGTCAGCTTTACCCCAAGGATACCGATAACTACGAATGCAGCACCTTCCAGGAAAGCAAATTTACTCATCAATTTAACGAAAGCCTGTGCTACAAAACGCATAGCGAGGATTCCGATAAACACGCCGAGGCAAACCAGAATAATATTGTTCGTATACGCGACAGCAGCAAAGATGTTATCAATAGAGAAAGCCATATCCATCAATTCTACCAGCGCCACCGTGGCCCAGAAAGGCCCCATAGCACCAACAGTTGCCTTATACAGCCAGTTTTGACCTTTATCGATTGGCTTTTCTTCCTCTTCTTCTGTGGCCTTAGCTTTTTCTCTTTGCTCTTTCCACCAGTTGAAAGTTAAATAC
Protein-coding sequences here:
- a CDS encoding TonB-dependent receptor, with the protein product MKQHIAATFTWLLFPLLTRAQDSLLQKKDSTQHLKEVVVTYQAGKTTPVTYHNVDMKVLGEKNTGQEPSFLLSETPAITVYSDAGSQQGYSYYRLRGIDQTRINTTLDGMPLNEPEDQGAYFSNYPDILNSVSRLQIQRGVGTSKNGAASYAGSVLLSSPDLTDSARTTLGVGYGSYNSLRAFGAWNSGIKNHKALYVRASQVYTDGYKYHAFNNSQSVFISGGLYYDKSTWKINIMAGNQRNGMAWLPVADSLIQKDPRTNANTRDEKDHFSQALVQLQNRWQMGARSTLTSSVYFTYLKGGYDFDVNNFSELPSDGDLFNYGFRSHFTGFFSNYTLTGKHLTWTSGVHGNIYNRQHTGTDTHAGELYRNTGYKNEISAFSKMEYYLQQFTFFADLQYRASSFNYSGSVPFEAMHWRFLNPKAGVNFALNDHISLSYSLGRTGREPTRNDIFGGNDDLPADSTGKPLLYNHDAEYVTDHELGIRINTPRLQFQLNSYYMNFSNEIVLNGQLGPNGLLLTNNVKRSFRTGLELSASYQLSRAFSFSNNSSFNYSRIKEQTTTFTPVLTPALIINQEVAYRQQHWLFAVAGRYQSQSYIDFANTAAIGNYVLLNARIQYSLDRYIVSFYLNNISGTKYYNNGSVDPDGTRKYFVQAPRNAYLAIKYSF
- a CDS encoding AAA family ATPase; amino-acid sequence: MQEKKITKAFVFGKFMPFHKGHEAMIRFALSHCDFLSVLICCSDQETLPCSVRKSWIEATFREEPRIDIRTFQYKEDELPNTSESSAAVSELWSARFKQLFPDYTVVVTSEPYGDMVAGFMGIQHIPFDPGKNSYPVSASKIRADLFENWEYLPDSVKASLVTKVVLLGTESTGKTTLTGMLSRHFNCSAVMEAGRDIVADSNHFTVADLYLIAQEHAARITRAATGPSPLIIIDTDIHITASYGEYAFGEILQVDPAIYAANSADLYLYLNNDVPYVQDGTRLSETERDLLDQSHRQTLHKYGLQYEEITGSWDARFEQAVQLITQLLQRKVTAWHTRVSI
- a CDS encoding serine hydrolase, which produces MRNSKIICLLGIILLPLEIFAQNGSAGGKKKLTENTMGIPGKLSRYMQAQTAINGFSGTVLVIKRDSILLRAAYGYANYEWKVKTIINTKYSLASVSKQFTAAGILQLADHKLLSLDDKLSRYFPGFPAGEQITIHMMLSHISGLPMDFDERYLNEVSLTQDSVLNYIGRKGLLFTPGTQTAYSNIGYYLLARIIEKVSGKSYASYLKENIFDKVHMSETGVMTNEDVIPYMSDRYIREGRVYKKNPYINWAFNIGHDGIYSTVDDLLKWDRSLYGTTVLSEQMKQLMFTSYNNQKFGYGFLINPFYNHGHTLIAHDGGFFGAMTSLNRFTDDGLLVVVLSNNQSPAYMLAYGLAAICFGKDVELPYHHNRVINDGALYPYFKGDYGDIKILENNGKLYYNSLDIELLPESDHKFFRSDDDNRTVEFIKDADGKYTIIKLTKAGVTEERRRK
- a CDS encoding HAD family hydrolase, with translation MNKFRHYSFDLWLTLIKSNPLFKSERVQYIHRHFNSHQLTVAEVAAIFRRVDVMSNAINERTGKNLDTDELYLMVISEVNGERLSLRDIDLEQLYTDMEELFLHHLPLLYCGKTAVTLERLRSQPDTTVGLLSNTAFIKGATLRKALEQLEILHLLDIQLFSDEAGISKPNAKFFEQMVAAVTTHRQEPVAPEHIVHIGDNPIADIRGAEAYGIPAMLINSNKVCISTVI
- a CDS encoding phosphoribosyltransferase family protein, which gives rise to MTRITYSLHSITNPENFGFCPDDYSRFKYGDDEVAEKFGTALAAGFINAHLKGKQPGQLVIVPSPYAFIPTATFAMKNYFVYHLNRWLAAHNHPVVQETKVHRTVTYKEDYGELDAAQRMQLIGNDSFHIDSTFLEGKTVIFLDDIRITGGHEKMILKMVAEYGLKNDIYMLYYAELKNNAIHPNIENFLNYHAVKSIFDLTAIIQRDRFFINTRIVKYILNYDYEAFCIFIQNQKPEFIQLLLNMAIGNGYHTIEAYHKNFTFVNNYLFNITLKSIENGN
- a CDS encoding TerD family protein yields the protein MAINLQKGQRQSINAPKFIIGLGWDANSSTTGTSFDLDASVFIMNDSKKLISDGHFVFYNNLLSPDGSVEHTGDNLTGEGSGDDEQIKIDLSKTDARVSEFSIVVTIHEAEARRQNFGQVRNSYVRIIDAVTNEVILKYELEEDFSIETAVEFGRVYKRNDEWKFEAVGVGMKGGLQDYLNKYN
- a CDS encoding TerD family protein translates to MAINLQKGQRINLEKSNGTKLQNICVGVNWGAIEKKTMFGLSKSKEAVDLDGSCALFDENKKLLEVVYFGNLHSKDFAIKHSGDDLTGDMNGNDGLDNEVITVDFSRLNTNTNYVAFVLNSFRGHDFGTIPFASIRIYEGTPSRVTEVFAKYDISGSNSFAGHVSMIMGVFYKKNGEWKFNAIGEPTKDKKLQETVETVAQFHL
- a CDS encoding toxic anion resistance protein, coding for METNPNITAPALPAVRLDKDGNTDLTQLTAAETQQYNEINKSLDIRDVNSVLNYGTEVQNSMERYSNDFLSSVRTNQAGEVGGLINDLLAELNYIDVDELNQSGVKSFLSKVPFLKKLVFDAQKLFQKYDTIVNNIDKITNKIKAGRINSLKDNSSLQTMFDSNVNYIKQMEDLIISGQLKYNELTQKLAEMEANAANYQDYEIADLREFINRLDKRLADMKVVRFIMLQSLAQIRLVQNNNTSIAEKAQSIISTTIPVWKNQLTIAVALQRQKANVEMQKKISDTTNTILQKNAELLRQNSIDVARENEKTVVSSETLKRTTQSLIETLNEVKRIHEQGAESRRVLDSELKNLETELKKNVTRIN
- a CDS encoding DUF475 domain-containing protein, which produces MNELIQHIINNPIPSLIVVGNLVIIESLLSVDNAAVLATMVMDLPEKQRDKALKYGIIGAYLFRGLAMLFASFLIQVWWLKPIGGLYLLYLTFNWWKEQREKAKATEEEEEKPIDKGQNWLYKATVGAMGPFWATVALVELMDMAFSIDNIFAAVAYTNNIILVCLGVFIGILAMRFVAQAFVKLMSKFAFLEGAAFVVIGILGVKLTLSIYEHFFPESGLTHFLKSSAADIITSIITVSIFAIPLLTSMLFNFPKKAKAGAEVAAEATVESEA